GGCAGCTGAGACCCAGCCTGCTTCAGCCGTCTTACTTGGAACTTATTGTAGCAATGAATCTGTCCAAGATCCTTGATGAGAGAGACACCTCGGTGCGAGCGGTAGGCGAAAAATATCTCAGCGTAGTACATAATTATGCGCCGGTGATCTCCAAAGAAAGACTTGAATGCCGAactcaagaagcagaaagTCTTGAACCGCATTCACCTTTTTTAGTATTCATCTCGAGCATTCTTTTACTGACGGAGGAGCCGGTGGGAAGTTTCGTTTCCTCTAACACAGCGTCTCCTCCGGACTTATACCGGACTTGCAAGCATAATTACACCGTATTTTTGTCGCTTAATGAACCCTGCATCGAGTTGATTCAAGCTGGCGTATTGATTGCACTATACGAACATGCTCAATGCATGGGAAGCCAGGCTTACCTTACGATTGGGACTTGCGCCAGAATGGCTGGCGCTATTGGGCTACTCTCAGCTACCTCCAGTGTTTCTTCGTCCTCAAAATTGGTGACCagtaaagaagaagagacgaaTATTCTTCTTGTAATTTATATCCTTGATAGGTACTACTCAAGTTTTAGTGTCCTGACTTTTTAGTCTTGTTCGCTAACATCACGGGACGATGACAGACATATCAAAATTGCGTCTAGGGTTGTCATGAAACATATTATTGATGACTACTCTCAAATTACGAAGCCCTCGACAGTTCCAGGTCTGGCTCTCTCATCATTAATAATGTCGAAACATGCCGATCTGACCTCCTACAGTGAATAGTCTGCAGTGCGAAGCGGATTGCTGTGATATCATGGTTCGCCTTCAAGCAATTCTCGGGTTTAGCGCTTCTGCCGGTATTACAAGCTTGTCAGCTGATGCGATATGGAATCATATCGGAGCCCTAGAAGCTCAGCTCCAGAGCTTGAAGGTAATTTTTTGGGGTCACCGTGGTGACTATTCGTGGCACAGGTGCATCGCTACAGTCTTCGCGTAAGCCTCACATGCAACTTTATGCCCGTGCAGTGGCTAAGTAGCTCGATCACCTTTTAGTGCGAATCTGTGTATATACACATACCGCCGGCTGCAAGCGGCAGGAGACAGTACCGCTGAAAGCTTTGAACAACGTCGCAAAGACAGCTTAGAACTACTTGGTTTGCTGATGGATATATCGAGTAGCCAACTCGATTTGAACACATCAACTGCagtctttccttctccttttcccatCATAATCCTGTTCCAGGTATTGGACTGTATGACCTCGCTAGAGAAGGTAGGGAGCGACTCGTTCTTACTCAGGGAGAGACAGACTTTCATGGATATGCTTCTGCACTTTAGTACGCGATGGAGACTTGCAAGTAAGCTATAAGAATCTCTGTTTAGAATCATAGTGGAGCTGACAAGTCTTTGTAGGACGTCTTTATGAAGCCTTGCCACAAACATAAACTGTCTCACTGGCCGAAAGTTGGTTGCTTATTGTCTAGGAGGGGAACTCGACAACTAGTGATTGGTAATTCTGCTGACAGATGCTCCTAACCAGCGGCCGCCAAAGTCCGCGCGATGACTAATTTGGAATTGTAACCAACTAGTCGATTAGGAAAAGTATAAAGTAGCTCTCCCAGCTATCAGAAAGAATAGTTGGATTATCATATTCGAAGGAAACTGTCACTTGATTCAATTAAGACTTTGTTCAGCCAAGAGATAAGATGGCCATTCTTGCAGTGTCTGGTGGAACAGGAAAATTGGGCCGGGCGGTTGTTGAAGctttgaagaacaagaaaagccaTTCTGTATTCATTTTGGCAAGAAGTGTATGGAAACCTTTGCAATGTAATACCTCTGACTACTAGCTGACCGTCTGGTCAGACGAACGATGAACTTTCGGAAACACTGGATGTTCCCATTATCCCGGTCGACTATTCCAATGTTGGGTCATTGACGAAGGCGttggaagaaaacaaaatagaGACCGTTATCTCTACTGTTCCCATTTCTGATGAATCAGCAACCGACTCTCAGCTCAAATCTCATTGAGGCTGCTATCAAATCGAAGAGTACCAAACGGTTCATTCCCAGTCATTTCGGTATCATATATAACGAACAGTGAGTTTCGTTGTAGCCTATCAACCCGTCACTTCCGCTGACTATACATAGGCATGCCTCCGTTTTCCCACCTCTCAAGGGTAAACTGTTGGCTGCAGAAAAGCTGAGGTCATCTGGTCTAGAGTACACTCTGGTATCAAACGGATTCTTTATGGATTACTATGGCCTGCCCAAAGTGAAGAGTTACCTGCAGCCTTTTGTTTTCGCTGTTGACATAGCGAATAACAGCGCAACAATTCCTGGATCTGGTAATGTTCCTGTGGTTTTCACACACACATTCGATGTTGCCCAGTATGTTGCCGCACTTATCGGCGAGGAAAAATGGAATGAGAGAAGCATCATCATAGGCGATAAGTTAACATGGAACGACCTGGTGTCTCTGGCTGAAACCACTAAAGGTTTGTATATGCATCGCTCCGTACAAATTATGATCTTTTTTGACCTTGAAATTCTAGGGACGAAATTCGATGTCACATACGACGGTGAAGAGAAACTGAAGACTTTTCAAGTGACTGAACTTCCCTCGCATCCTCCTGTATATCCCTTTTTCGCCAAGGAACAGCTTCAATATATCTTGGCTGTGTTCGGTCAATGGACTGAGGCAGGGGCTTTCAACCTGCCGGACGAGGTTACCCTCAACAAGCAGTTTCCGGATATCAAGCCTCTCTCCATGAATGACCTTCTTCAGGCTGCCTGgaaagtatagaatattCAAGCTAGGACATGCACATGCGAATCACACATCTATCCAAGTCAAAAGCCCATCTCCAAAAATAACCTTATCTTGCCGAATGCAGTAGCTGAAGTTCACGTTCATAAAATTTCATTGCGCAGTAACAAAGACTGTCCTATCCAGCTATAGAGTAGGGAATACGGGACAACGCTCAATTCAAGCAGCCCATACTGTATAACAATACTAAGTAGTCCATTTCAGAGTTTTGGAAGGTGATTGCAGATAATAGTAACGATCAACTAGTGGCCAGTATCCGTTCgagccctgttctccacaccctacGGTTATACGCGTTAAGCGTCCACTCGAAGTCGTAATACAACAGGGTAGATCCATTGTTTAACTGGCTACCTCCACTTCGGACTATTCCCAGTAAGCTAACTATAGCCTGCAACCACCCCCTAAGTCAGGAGGGCAACCCGCGCGGTGTTGCCGAACCCTTTACACAGTATGATTCTTACTGGTAGACCACAGGGAGAGGTAGTCAAAAAATGGCGCTTCCTGTGGCCTCAGATGAGGAAGATCCCCAACTGGTAACCGTCTAAATATATACAAAAAAGGGCAGTACAGAACTGGAAATGAGCAACTTTACCCCTCTCTAGGTTATGTATGATTTTACATTGTCCGCAACCTCGATTTCGCCCGCCGTACTTATTCGTTATTCTTATCGTTATCGATAAAGATAAGAATACAGCTAGCCCACcactttattaattttagttgTGGAGTTTCATCGGTGCCTAGAGTAGTGGGGCACGTCGGGCCCTTCTGCATAATCTTGACTAGTGGCGAAGTGTCCTCTTCTTAGTTCATTGTGAGCAGAGTTCGGTGGCTTAATCACGGAAATAAAACCCGTTCCTTTTATCGAATTAAAGCTACGTTCCAGAATGCCTCAACGAAATATGGACCAAGCTTTGGAGTTTGACCAAAACATGACCCAAGTCCGGCGCCCTAGGGATGATCAAGAGAATCATGAAGGAACAGACGCAGATGAGGGGCAGGGCACAACAACTAGTAATAGGCCCTATACCCAATACGATATCCTCGCGCCGTTCACGAAGGCCGACGCAGAAAAGGtatgtatactccgtagtgttCAGAGAACTGCCCTGACCCGGCTGATCCTTTCCAGATCTGCATGGAGCCCTTCGAATACACTAGGTCTCTTCCTGGCAAGAACACCGTTGGTAAGGTAATCGAGAGCTTGCGGCCTTGGTTGAATATTTCCGATCGTTCTGCGGCGGTCCTTACGGACGTCATGACTATGTTGCAGAATTCGTCCTTGATGTACGAACGTCTCACCATCCGAGGTAAAGAGCTAGAGGTGAACTGATGTAACGTACTTCGCAGGCTAGATGATATTGAAGACGGTTCTCAACTTCGGCGCGGTGCACCCGCGGCCCACGTTAAATATGGCCTGAGCCAAACAATAAATAGCACGACGTATATAATTGCCAAGATTGTCTCCGATGTTCAGACTCATCTCCGACCAGAGTGTGCCAAAGTTCTGTCTGGTAAGATGTCAGCTTTACTCGATCGAGGACGCAGTGTTAAGAATACTCGCAGAAGAACTCCAAACCCTCACCTTAGGTCAAGCTCTCGATCTCAACTGGACATTCAATAAAAAGTGTCCCAGTGTAAATGAATACCTTGTCATGATCGACCACAAGACTGGAGGTTTCTTCCGTCTGATGCTTCGGATCATGGAGATTGAAGCCAATGCTACGCCAAACGACGAGCTACGTCATTTGATTACACTGCTGGGGAGGTACTACCAGATCAGGGATGATTACCAGAACCTAGCTTCGGACGAGGTAGGGCTTCTGCTAGTGTGATTGTTTGATACTGGACTAAAAGGACTGTAGTATACCGCCAAGAAGGGCTTCTGCGATGATCTTTCCGAGGGAAAGTTTTCGTTTCCTCTTATCCATCTGCTCGAGCATAGTCCGAATGCCAGTACGCTGCATCAGATGATCTTTGGCCGACAACCCGTGGATGAGGGGGAAATGTCTGAGGAGACAAAGTCGTATATCATCTCGCAGATGAAGGAAGTAGGTAGCCTGGATTATACGCAGGATGTTCTCAAGAGCCTCTTTAGCTCTATATGGGAGACAGTAGAGAGGATTGAAGAAGCCATGGGGAAAAACATGGGCTTCAAGGGTCTTTGCCAAATATTGAAACTGTGACAAAGCGGTGGAAATTCTCTACGTAGTTAATGATATTCATGATAGCTAAGCTGAGTCAGCCGTTCTCTTCCTGGTGTTTGGACAATCAAAGAGGGGCAACGAGCGTTGACAATTCATATATGGATGCCAAGAAGCTAATGCATAGCCTCAGTCAGTACCACGAGGCTGAAACTGGAAGAGGCTTGAGATCAACCTAATCAACCAAGTGAGCTGTCGAGGAGCTAATAGCGATGGATTGCGGGTTTTGCGAAGAAGCGAACTGGGACTTTTCTAAAGCCGGAATCACTTTTAGGGACGTGTTCCATACAGAGTGCCATGATACCTGTTGCTGCCCGTCagagggcgaggaggatCAGCGGCTATGTCCACGTTGCCGGCATTTGCGCCTCCCGCATCTTGCCAAGCGTGCCGCTGTCGATTTGCTGGACGGGTTCATCCCACCATATATTTGTGTGAGCTTCGGATGGACAGAGGACtatgatggagagaagatcAAATGTCACCTTTGTCAGCTTATCGCCTATACTGCTGCCACCTCTCTCAGCGCCGTGCGACGGGATCTGCGCACGTCATACCACAGTGCACTTTTTATTACCTGCCGATCTCTATCCGTTTCAGTTTGGTTGGACGATATCCGGTTTCATGCGGACCTTGCATTGTGGTCAGAACTTCCTGAGTCAGGAGGATATTACTTGCAGAGGTCAGGAGACCGTGTCACGACGCCCGAAACCACTCCTACCCTGGACCACTACGTGGATTGGGGTAAGGTTCGCTCGTTATTGAACTCATCATCTGTTCCAACCTCGGGGTTGAGTCTTGAATCTGAGCGACCAGCCGGACTAAAACTCATTGATGTCCAACAAGACCGGGTTGTCGAAGCGCCTGTGGGCTGTGAATATATTGCTCTAAGCTATGTGTTTGGGAGCTTGACGACAATTGCCTCAACCCCTTCAGGATCCTTCATTCGCTATAGCCTGCCAGCAACAATCAGAGATGCCCTCGTCGCATGCTACAAACTTGGCTTTAAATATTTGTGGGTCGATCAACTCTGTATCAATCAAAGTGACCCTGTGGACCAGTTGCACCAAATCAACCAGATGAGCCGTATTTATGAATGCGCTGCATATACTGTTGTTGCACTTGCGGGCGAGGACTCCAGTCATGGTTTGCCTGGAGTTAGCAAGGCCCGCTCCTGGAGCTATAAGTGTATAAGAATTGGTAACTTTGGTATCACAGCACTGGCGCCGAGTCTTCAATTCTGCATGGAGAACAGTAAATGGTATACCAGGGGTTGGACGTTTCAAGAAGCTATGTTCTCATCAAGGCTCATCCTGTTCACCAGCTATGGTGTTCATTGTCTCTTTCGCTACAAAGACGACACTCGCTTGTTGTCTGAAACCGAATGTCAGACGCCCCTTTACGTTTTGGGGCTGCCAAGGAAAGGTAATTATTGGCAAGCATTAGAGCAGTATACCACTAGAGACCTGACGTTCCCGTCGGATATTTTGAGGGCTTTTACTGCAGTCCTGCGCTCTATTCACGGAGAGGACACATACTATGGCTTACCTTTTCGAGAAATTGACGATGCAATTCTTTGGACTCCGGCCAAGTTCACTTCAGCACCCACAAGTAGGAGGCATGGCTTTCCAACGTGGTCTTGGGCGTCCCACTGTGGTCCAATATCTCGCCCCAAGCGGTCAGCTGCCGGACTCGCCGTATGGGCTCTTCCACCACGTAGCTTAGGCACAGAGGTTATTTTCTGCACACCTCGCCCTGGACACCAATGGGATGATTGGAGGTATCCAAGTCAACAGGACCGCATGCGCATAATAGCTAGCGCGTTACTCACAGGCTGCCTGCAGAGTAATATCCATCTAGACGCACATCTTGCTACCCCGGTCTGTGAGCAGTTGTATTCTAGATGGCCCGATCCTACCGCTTACTGGGAGGATGTCTTTGGCCAATATCGACATGACGAGATTTTTTCTCCGGCGGTTGTCAGAATAGCGTCTCTGGGAGCTCGTATACTTGTCTACAGTCAGACCGCGAAGTTCTTAGTCGGTCCTAACACAAGTCATTTGCGAGACACCAATTGCGTCCGTTCCAAGAATGGGGAGCTCTCTGGATATGTTGACATCCCACATTACGACCATAGTTCCACCAGCTACATTGCTGAATTTATCGCAATTTCCGTGACGGAGGATTCTTGGCCCTGGGATCTGGTCGGTAATTATAGTTGTGATCCGGAATATAAGAATTATTTGGCTTACAATGATGGCAAGACTGACATCTCAAAGCGTATGCAAAAGATACTATCACCAGAATGGGGATTGTATTATATGTTGCATGTCATGCTAATCAGGAGGGATGAGCAATCCAATGTGGCACGACGTGTTGGGATAGGACAGATATTTCTTAGGAAATGGGCAGAAGCAGAGCGACGGTTTGAGGCCATTGTCCTGGAATAGAAACTAGAGGCAACTCAAATCCGGGCATGTTACAGGGTTCAACAATTATTGGCATGTGTGGCCCAGCGATGCCATTGGGGGAGCTACTCGCACCCTCTCCTTCGCATATAAAAATGTTTGTTCATTGCATGATTTAGCGATCTGGTTCTATTTAGACTATGTGCCAAATGAACTCTAGTACCAAAGGTGCGCCTAGAGAAATGACTTTCGGTCG
This Aspergillus flavus chromosome 1, complete sequence DNA region includes the following protein-coding sequences:
- a CDS encoding putative geranylgeranyl pyrophosphate synthase — translated: MPQRNMDQALEFDQNMTQVRRPRDDQENHEGTDADEGQGTTTSNRPYTQYDILAPFTKADAEKICMEPFEYTRSLPGKNTVGKVIESLRPWLNISDRSAAVLTDVMTMLQNSSLMLDDIEDGSQLRRGAPAAHVKYGLSQTINSTTYIIAKIVSDVQTHLRPECAKVLSEELQTLTLGQALDLNWTFNKKCPSVNEYLVMIDHKTGGFFRLMLRIMEIEANATPNDELRHLITLLGRYYQIRDDYQNLASDEYTAKKGFCDDLSEGKFSFPLIHLLEHSPNASTLHQMIFGRQPVDEGEMSEETKSYIISQMKEVGSLDYTQDVLKSLFSSIWETVERIEEAMGKNMGFKGLCQILKL
- a CDS encoding heterokaryon incompatibility protein-domain-containing protein, which produces MDCGFCEEANWDFSKAGITFRDVFHTECHDTCCCPSEGEEDQRLCPRCRHLRLPHLAKRAAVDLLDGFIPPYICVSFGWTEDYDGEKIKCHLCQLIAYTAATSLSAVRRDLRTSYHSALFITCRSLSVSVWLDDIRFHADLALWSELPESGGYYLQRSGDRVTTPETTPTLDHYVDWGKVRSLLNSSSVPTSGLSLESERPAGLKLIDVQQDRVVEAPVGCEYIALSYVFGSLTTIASTPSGSFIRYSLPATIRDALVACYKLGFKYLWVDQLCINQSDPVDQLHQINQMSRIYECAAYTVVALAGEDSSHGLPGVSKARSWSYKCIRIGNFGITALAPSLQFCMENSKWYTRGWTFQEAMFSSRLILFTSYGVHCLFRYKDDTRLLSETECQTPLYVLGLPRKGNYWQALEQYTTRDLTFPSDILRAFTAVLRSIHGEDTYYGLPFREIDDAILWTPAKFTSAPTSRRHGFPTWSWASHCGPISRPKRSAAGLAVWALPPRSLGTEVIFCTPRPGHQWDDWRYPSQQDRMRIIASALLTGCLQSNIHLDAHLATPVCEQLYSRWPDPTAYWEDVFGQYRHDEIFSPAVVRIASLGARILVYSQTAKFLVGPNTSHLRDTNCVRSKNGELSGYVDIPHYDHSSTSYIAEFIAISVTEDSWPWDLVGNYSCDPEYKNYLAYNDGKTDISKRMQKILSPEWGLYYMLHVMLIRRDEQSNVARRVGIGQIFLRKWAEAERRFEAIVLE